In Musa acuminata AAA Group cultivar baxijiao chromosome BXJ3-9, Cavendish_Baxijiao_AAA, whole genome shotgun sequence, a single genomic region encodes these proteins:
- the LOC103997066 gene encoding uncharacterized protein LOC103997066 — translation MYLCSLAKGPAIHFFFNISKLRISRQRISSCSSEEFRSFSRHLGPRGGKHGERTRALSSGSQQRPLGDGGGRRTGESLPWIAAAYGNREGKRIQEKAPARTKRSSWEEAAESFVARNDNDIVGKGTIVEGVEEEDGDVEPINDPRWDKIKSKYKGIVGQESGFQKPEIQRWSNRESWERRPVKEAGRSQFEKPEVQRWSKQESWGKRTWKEATESSVPKMVGQGVYGVGPVLAALMAERREFYVLYVQEGLDLSGNSKKKKDKKAVEKILQIAEKIGLKVTEASKHDLNMVVDNRPHQGLVLDASPLEMVNIRELDPVMKDDQSAPLWVALDEVTDPQNLGAIIRSAYFFGAQGVILCAKNSAPLSGVVSKASAGSLELIELLSCKNMMQFLSSSAENGWRVLGGSVSSRAVPLGDVEAGVPTILVLGSEGSGLRPLVERSCTQLIRIPGSDPLDVYGGTTEVDIEEKDQARSGKDLKSFLAVESLNVSVAAGVLLYHLIGKNNHDPGKEMNDASI, via the coding sequence ATGTATCTGTGCAGCCTCGCCAAAGGCCCCGCGATTCATTTCTTCTTCAATATATCAAAACTAAGAATCAGCCGTCAAAGGATATCGAGTTGTTCCTCCGAAGAATTTAGAAGCTTTTCGCGTCACCTTGGGCCCCGAGGAGGCAAACATGGAGAGCGAACAAGGGCTTTGTCCAGTGGCTCACAGCAGAGACCTCTGGGCGATGGTGGCGGTCGGAGGACCGGTGAGTCACTCCCTTGGATAGCGGCAGCTTATGGGAACAGGGAAGGGAAGCGTATACAAGAAAAGGCGCCAGCGAGAACCAAACGCTCCTCTTGGGAAGAGGCAGCCGAGAGCTttgttgccagaaatgataatgaCATTGTGGGAAAAGGCACCATCGTTGAAGGGGTGGAGGAAGAAGACGGAGACGTCGAGCCTATTAACGACCCAAGGTGGGATAAGATCAAGAGCAAGTACAAGGGTATCGTTGGACAGGAGTCTGGGTTCCAGAAACCAGAGATCCAGCGCTGGAGTAATCGGGAGAGTTGGGAAAGAAGGCCAGTGAAAGAGGCCGGGAGGTCTCAGTTCGAAAAGCCGGAGGTTCAACGGTGGAGTAAGCAAGAGAGCTGGGGCAAAAGGACTTGGAAAGAGGCCACTGAATCATCAGTTCCAAAGATGGTTGGCCAGGGCGTATACGGTGTTGGTCCGGTTTTGGCGGCTTTGATGGCAGAAAGAAgggaattttatgttctttatgTCCAGGAAGGATTGGATTTGAGTGGaaacagcaagaagaagaaggacaAGAAAGCAGTGGAGAAAATATTGCAGATAGCGGAAAAGATAGGCTTGAAGGTCACAGAGGCTTCGAAGCACGACCTCAATATGGTGGTCGATAACCGGCCTCATCAAGGATTGGTTCTTGATGCTTCACCATTGGAGATGGTGAATATAAGGGAGCTGGACCCCGTCATGAAAGATGATCAAAGTGCTCCTCTTTGGGTGGCTCTGGATGAGGTAACAGACCCTCAAAACTTAGGGGCTATCATTAGATCAGCTTATTTCTTTGGGGCACAAGGGGTGATCCTATGTGCTAAGAATTCGGCTCCTCTAAGCGGTGTAGTTAGCAAAGCCAGTGCAGGCTCTCTTGAACTAATTGAACTTCTGTCTTGTAAGAACATGATGCAGTTCTTGTCATCATCTGCTGAGAACGGTTGGCGAGTTCTTGGAGGGTCAGTCTCTTCTAGAGCTGTCCCTTTGGGAGACGTTGAAGCAGGGGTGCCTACAATTCTTGTGTTGGGTAGTGAAGGCAGTGGGTTAAGGCCTTTGGTGGAGAGGTCTTGTACTCAGTTGATTAGAATCCCTGGAAGCGATCCGTTGGATGTGTATGGTGGAACTACTGAAGTGGATATCGAGGAAAAGGATCAGGCTCGTTCTGGGAAAGATCTCAAGTCCTTTCTTGCTGTTGAGAGCTTAAATGTTAGTGTGGCAGCAGGGGTGCTTCTATACCATTTGATCGGCAAGAATAATCATGATCCAGGGAAAGAGATGAATGATGCTTCAATCTAA